The following coding sequences are from one Cydia splendana chromosome 15, ilCydSple1.2, whole genome shotgun sequence window:
- the LOC134797757 gene encoding mitochondrial 2-oxoglutarate/malate carrier protein-like, whose amino-acid sequence MGDKPKPKITKIPPLYQFLFGGSAGMMAICIVQPMDLLKTRMQLLGPAGKDYTMVKMAKEVIAKEGIFGLYSGISAALFRQATYTTGRLGSFNAITDIYTKSYGTPNFAMKMLIGMTAGGIGALVGNPAEVALVRMTADGRLPPEKRRNYAHVFNALGRMVSEEGAGTLLRGASATVSRAAVVNGAQLGSYAQAREMLLPMMGNTMFLHFTASMIAGLVTSAASLPLDKIKTKVQMAAKGGDQKGMVGVIFEVLKKEGILGFWSGFLPTYLKIGPHTVFTFIFLEQINAAYLRAVNA is encoded by the exons ATGGGCGACAAACCGAAACCGAAGATCACGAAAATACCTCCGCTCTACCAATTCCTTTTCGGAGGATCAGCCGG CATGATGGCAATTTGCATCGTCCAGCCCATGGATCTGCTGAAGACCAGAATGCAGCTGCTGGGGCCTGCCGGCAAGGACTACACCATGGTTAAGATGGCCAAAGAG GTAATCGCTAAAGAGGGTATTTTTGGACTGTACAGCGGGATATCAGCCGCGCTGTTCCGACAGGCCACGTACACTACCGGACGCCTCGGCAGCTTCAACGCTATCACCGATATATACACCAA ATCATACGGGACGCCAAACTTCGCCATGAAGATGCTGATTGGGATGACCGCGGGCGGCATCGGGGCGCTCGTGGGCAACCCAGCCGAAGTCGCGCTTGTAAGGATGACCGCTGACGGCCGCCTGCCTCCCGAGAAGCGAAGGAACTATGCTCATGTGTTTAATGCGCTTGGCAG AATGGTCAGCGAGGAAGGCGCAGGCACGTTGCTCCGAGGTGCCTCAGCCACCGTCTCCCGCGCAGCGGTCGTCAACGGCGCACAACTAGGCTCCTACGCTCAAGCCCGAGAGATGCTCCTACCCATGATGGGGAACACTATGTTCCTTCACTTTACTGCGTCTATGATAGCTGGCCTTGTCACCTCTGCTGCATCACTACCGCTTGACAAGATTAAAacgaa AGTGCAAATGGCGGCAAAAGGAGGCGACCAAAAAGGCATGGTCGGCGTAATATTCGAGGTGCTAAAGAAGGAGGGTATCCTAGGGTTTTGGAGCGGGTTCCTGCCCACCTACCTCAAGATAGGACCCCACACTGTCTTCACTTTCATATTCCTGGAGCAGATAAACGCTGCCTATTTAAGGGCCGTCAATGCGTAA